The following DNA comes from Henckelia pumila isolate YLH828 unplaced genomic scaffold, ASM3356847v2 CTG_461:::fragment_3, whole genome shotgun sequence.
agtatagataaaCTTTATTAGTAGCAATGTTCTAAAAGGCGCCGCCTAAACCCGCCTAAGCGCTAGACGGTTGTCCATTGTCTCGCTTTTTTGCTAGGCTATGTTTCTAGGCGTTGTCCGCCTAAGCGGCGCTCAAGCCGTCTaggctggtagaaatccgtctagGCAgttacaattttttaaaaaaaaattaaaaataaaaaactaaaagagAGACGCGAAGCGAGAAACAAAcacagaaagaaagaagaagcgcAGAAAAGAAAgtcaaacaaaaaattaaatctcatattatatatgaaaatttgatatctattaatatttatgttgttgttgttattattattattattattattgttaaaattttataagagtttcgtacaaaaactgaaaaacataagacataaaaattatattttatagtaaaactcatgaatattcCAAATTATTTACAATAATGCTAGAGGTGCAACCAATATatcgtacaacgatatttacaacaattatgtCGTGGTATTTTGCtattatctcgtgagattttgatatgatatcgtgagattttgcattTAATCTATCgtgagatttgataaattaaaattttatattgaattttttgtggtgTAAAAATTGTTATACAAATTtggttgtacatgtagcattgctcatttatttattatttaggttTTAAAAAAGAAACCGTCTAGGCCCCGCCTAGGCGGCTAGGCGATCGGTCGCCGTCCGCCTATCGCCTAGCACTTTTTAGAATATTGATTCGTAGTATAACAAATCTTTGGAAGCAGCTAAAATATTAAACatgaatatattaattaataattaataaaagaataaaaatgTAAACTTTGGTCCTTTTGCAAAAGAGGAATCAGGCCTCGGTGAGCTGCTGCAATAGTTTATGATCTCTAAACTGTGATACTGCTGGGATTATGGCATTCCATAAGTTGTAATCAGGAGTAAAATCCCTTCCCACCATTTCCAGAAACAACATTAAAGCCTTTTGCGACTCCCCTTCGCTGCAAAAGGCGTCGATTAAGAGACCATAGCTTTCAGAATCAGGCAAGAAGCCTCTCATCTTTAAGTCCTCCATAAGCCTCATCGCCCTCGTCGCTTTTCTCTGCTCGCAGAGACCGTTGATCAAACCATTAAAAGTTGAAGCGATGGGAAAATAACCGAGGCCGATCATTTGGTTCATGAGCTCAACAGCTTCCTTTATGCATCCTTTCTCACAAAATCCTTGAATTAAACTTGCATAAATAAGAGCACTTGGGCATCTTCCTGCTGCAGTCATCTCATCGAAAACTTTCTTGGCTTCAACGATATGGCCATCCTGACACCAACTCAGGATTCTTGAACTCATATCTACAGCTGTTGGAAACAAATTTCTCATGTTTTTTAGAAACTCGAGAGCTTCCGTTGTTACATTCTCCCTGTATAAACCATACAGAATGCTATTGTATGGATTGATACGACCAAGAGAACTCCCTTTACCCTCTTCCATTAGTTCGAAGATCTTGAGCCCCTCCCGAGTCCTTCCACTCGAACACAGTCCATGAATTAACGTCTCAAAGGTGGCAAAATCCCATTTTACACCAGCCCTTTTCATTTCATGGAACATGTCCAGAGCTGAATCCAACATCCCAGACTCACAGAAACCTGCAATCAAAATATTATAGGTGTCGGTGTTTGGTAGGCATCCTTTCATCTCCATCTGTTTTAGAAAGCCAAGTCCCGCTCTCACTTTCCCTGCTCTGACAAAGCCCTCAATTAGAGTGTTGTGAGCCACGACATCAAGCGTCCCTCCCTTTCCCTCCACTCTCCTTAATACCTCAGCTGCCTCAGACACACGCCCAGCATTGCACAGAACTTTCACCACCTTAGTCACTGAAACAACATCTGGTAGAAAACCGTTGTCAAAACACTTCTCCATCAACACAAGAGCAGGAACTAGATTGTTTTCATTGCAATATGCTGATATCAAAATGTTGAAAGTAACGTCACTATAGTCCTCCATTTCACTCATTAGGCTCCTAGCTCGTCCCACCTTACCGTTCTTACAAAGAGCATAAATTAACGTATTATACACAACAACATTTATCTGAAGTCCATGAGTCTTCATCACTTGCAAAAGTTTGAATCCATCCCCAATTCTATTTGTCAAGCAAAAACCTTTCATCAAAATCCCATAAGTGTAATCATCACCCTTTAAATCACTACCCATTATTTTCTTCCTATAGAATTCTCTTGCAATATCAATATCTTCCTTCGCTAAAACATCAAGAATTGAGTTCAACAATTTCAAAGAAGGGGCCTTCCCAAATTTAGGAAGCAAGTTGAGCACTCTGGTTACTTCCTTTATCATTCTAGCTCGTCCATAACCTCGGACAATTGTGATGAAAATATCATCACCTGGGCCTGAACCTATTGATTCAGGCATTTCTTCGAGCAGTTGCTCTACAGTCTCAAATTCACGGAAAGTGCACAGCTTGTGGATCAAAGCTCGATATGTGGACGTAGTGTGGGTGAAGTTTGGTATCTCAGATGCCCATTTAAAAGTTTGAAGAGCTTGGCTAGCTGTTTTTTGCTCTAAAAGGAGATGTGCAATTTGCTGGTGAGTTGGGACCAGGGCAGGGGATACCGAGATAAATCTTGATTGAACGGAGAAAATTAGCCGCTTTTGGATGAATCTTGAGGTTAAAAGTTTTGAAAGGCTGCAAAATCTTGGCATGGGTTTCGTCAAGTTTCAAGCTTTCTCTTGAATCATCAAATTACttcaaatataaattaagtcgcagcattggcatgtaCAAGAGAGCAGCAGAGCAAGATTGCCTCACTCTACTTCAGCTCTGTAACTCTTTCTCCAAACTCAGTCAATTGCATAGTTTCATTCTAAAGCTCGGTTTTCAAAGTAACCCCTTAATCCTCACAAAGTTCACTTCTATCTCCTCACACCTCAATGTCATTGACTATGCCTCATCCCTCATTTTATCCCCAGAATCAGAACCCCATTGCTACGATTCCTTCCTTTTCAACACTGTTATTAAAGCCTATGCAGAGACGAACAGTTTTAAGCGTACTGCTATATGCTATTACAGAGAGATGCTATTTTACGGAGTTAGGCCTAACAACTACACGTACCCATTTGTTCTGAAGGCGTGCGCCGGCATTGGGGACTTGGATTTGGGCAAAACGATTCATGTGTCAGTTTTCAAACTTGGGTTCAGTATGGATGCCCATGTTTTGAACTCTTTAATTCATATGTATTGCAGATGTGAAAACGGGATTGACATGGCAGAGAAGCTGTTTGATGAAATGTCCAAGTGCGACTCAGTTCCTTGGAGCGCGATGATTGGTGGGTATGTGAGGTGGGGTATGCCAAATGAAGCCGTCAAGCTGTTTAGAAGAATGCAGATTGCCAGGGTGAGGCCAGATGAGATAACCATGGTGATGGTGCTGTCTGCCTGCGCTGATTTAGGTGCACTTGAGCTTGGGAGGTGGGTCGAGTCTTACATAGATCGAGAGAAGTTTGAGAAGAACTCTGAACTGTGGAATGCATTAATCGACATGTTTGCAAAGTGTGGTGATGTTGATAAAGCATTGCGGTTGTTTAGGAACATGTGTGAGAGTAAGAGGAGTATTGTTTCTTGGACATCCGTAATTGTAGGTATGGGGATGCATGGCCGTGGCCTGGAGGCAGTTAACTTTTTTGAGGAGATGAAGGGAGCAGCTGGGTTGGTGCCTGATGACGTTACATTCATCAGTTTGCTATCTGCTTGTAGCCATTCTGGTCTAGTCGACAAGGGAAAGCAATATTTTGATTCAATGGTAAATGAATTTGGAATCACACCTAGGATTGAGCATTATGGATGTATGGTAGACTTGTTCAGCAGGGTTGGACTGGTGAAAGAGGCTGTGGAATTTGTAAGTAAGATGCCCATTGATCCGAATCCTGTAATATGGCGAACCTTAGTTGCTGCGTGTCGTGCAAATGGTGAGCTGAATTTGGGTGAAAGAATAGCCAAGGAGCTGATGGTTAATCAGCCAGTGCATGAGTCCACCTATATTCTACTTTCTAATTTATATGTCAAAATGATGGATTGGGAAAAGAAAAGCACCATCAGGACAGCAATGGGGAAGAAGGGGATCAGAAAGGTTCCTGGTAGTGCTATGATAGAGCTTGGTGGTGTGATTTATGAGTTCGTTGCCGGAGATAGAACTCACAAAGAGCACCAGAAAATTTATGAAATGGTAGATGAGATGGAGAGGAGGTTGAAGAGTGGTGTATATGGTGCCACAACCTCCTGCATTTTGCTTGACATTGATGACGAAGACAAGGAGGTTGCTCTTAAGTCTTAACAGACAGCGAAAAGCTGGCTATTGCGTTCATGCTTGTGTAAACATCCCGTGGATCTTGCTCAAGTTCGGATCGATAAAACTTCATGTGTTTATGGTGATTGCCACTCAACTGCCAAGGTGATTTTACATGATGGGATTGTATTGAGTTGTTTTCTATGGTTGCTAAAGCTTAATGTTCATGTAAAATGAAACTTGAAATCTAACCTACTTTGTTACAACCTTCAATTTTGCAAGTTGTTTCAACCATGTAATTGTTTGTTTCAGATCATGCCTTGAACTCTGTAAAACCCACCCAAATCCTTTCCGACCAGTTCTCATGAATTATTTAACAACTACATcacatcaaaaaaaaaaaataataattacaatttaatattaaaaaggGAAAAATAATTGTGCCCACCCTCTAATAAGCACAACCATTAGCAGCCACCAAAGTCAATATCAAGGTTAGGTATGGGGGAAgaaaaattgttttaaaaaaaaggtcAGCATCCCAACGATTTCatgtacacacacacacacacaccaagTTGAAAATTTTAggagaaaaattattttacaagTTTTCAAATTATACATGAATAATATTGTACTCAATCTCGATTAAATTACTATTAACATCAATACATGTATTAATTACTTTTGCTTTGGAGTCCTATACTTCAGGCAATCCTAATTTTCCAAAGTCAACACTCAGCCATAACTAGAGCATTTCAAGGCTTTTTATGTTCTACGCGTTTTATCatgtaataaataaattacataAACTTATCTTTTAGCAgcaaacacaaaataaaatataaattttgtcaCATCTTCTCTAGTCCCtatatgattattttaaaatcctttGATCACTCAATCTCACAAGACAAAGGAAAAGTTGACCATGGTGTAGCCTTTTATAGACTAAACAAACTTTAATTGATAGATGTAGCTTAACTAAAGAATTTCACCAAATACCATTTAGAAATCAAATCTGCACAAATTAGCTGTCACTGTGTCCTTACTTTACAATGGgatgcaaaaaaaaaagagggTCAATTCCAAAAAATATTGTACAATTACATGATAATGCAAGCTAAGGAAATGTGAACAACTCATGTTACAACAAATTTGACTTCTTCCATCACAAAATATAATAACAGTTTTTTCCAAGACATTCATTAGTTAATAGTCTTCTAGCACATGCTAATTCACCTGCCCTTCAACTTCACTTGTCTTTTTAATGAcagataaattaattaattcaaaccAGAAGGGGAAAGAACCTGCAAAGCCAGCTAAATTTCATGAAAGAATACTCTAGGAGCTTTACATGGCAAGAAATGAAAAAGGGGTGAAGTGTTTAAATGTTTCAGAGAAACTTAAAGTTCCATTTAATGAACAGAATTAGAAATCTTTTGTAGGAACAAGAAAAC
Coding sequences within:
- the LOC140871850 gene encoding pentatricopeptide repeat-containing protein At2g17525, mitochondrial, with product MPRFCSLSKLLTSRFIQKRLIFSVQSRFISVSPALVPTHQQIAHLLLEQKTASQALQTFKWASEIPNFTHTTSTYRALIHKLCTFREFETVEQLLEEMPESIGSGPGDDIFITIVRGYGRARMIKEVTRVLNLLPKFGKAPSLKLLNSILDVLAKEDIDIAREFYRKKIMGSDLKGDDYTYGILMKGFCLTNRIGDGFKLLQVMKTHGLQINVVVYNTLIYALCKNGKVGRARSLMSEMEDYSDVTFNILISAYCNENNLVPALVLMEKCFDNGFLPDVVSVTKVVKVLCNAGRVSEAAEVLRRVEGKGGTLDVVAHNTLIEGFVRAGKVRAGLGFLKQMEMKGCLPNTDTYNILIAGFCESGMLDSALDMFHEMKRAGVKWDFATFETLIHGLCSSGRTREGLKIFELMEEGKGSSLGRINPYNSILYGLYRENVTTEALEFLKNMRNLFPTAVDMSSRILSWCQDGHIVEAKKVFDEMTAAGRCPSALIYASLIQGFCEKGCIKEAVELMNQMIGLGYFPIASTFNGLINGLCEQRKATRAMRLMEDLKMRGFLPDSESYGLLIDAFCSEGESQKALMLFLEMVGRDFTPDYNLWNAIIPAVSQFRDHKLLQQLTEA